The Shewanella halotolerans region CGGTGCGGCTACCAGCACCAACAACAAAGGCGCGTAATAGCCAAGCACAAGGTCATAAATCGACCTACCTCGCTGCAGGCGATGGCGAATCAGCTCCCCAACCTTAGTGGCGATATAAGCATTACTAAGCCATCCAACGATGAATAGCAGCAGGCTTAACACTATCGCCGCAGTCCCGTGACCCCAAAAGAGAACGGTGACCGGCAACAGCATCACCAGGGGAATATAGGGTAAGGAGGCCAAGGGGCCATAGCCCATATAGGTATTTGAAAATGCGCCGATAATAAGGTCTCGCCTTAGGCCTGTAAGTCTCTGCTTAAATGAGGGATTGCACACTTCACAGCTGGGCCGAGCCAAGCCTTTCGACGCATAATATTTGTGCTGACTGGGTTTATCTTTCCAGCCACAGTGAGGACAGGTCCATGCCATAACCGCTTAAACGCCTTTCGCTCTATTCATCGGCGCCATTCTCTCGTTCGATATCCGTTCTGGCTAAGGA contains the following coding sequences:
- a CDS encoding DUF1056 family protein, with the protein product MAWTCPHCGWKDKPSQHKYYASKGLARPSCEVCNPSFKQRLTGLRRDLIIGAFSNTYMGYGPLASLPYIPLVMLLPVTVLFWGHGTAAIVLSLLLFIVGWLSNAYIATKVGELIRHRLQRGRSIYDLVLGYYAPLLLVLVAAPILALFFI